In the genome of Orcinus orca chromosome 13, mOrcOrc1.1, whole genome shotgun sequence, the window CCAGTTTAGAACCTGAGTAGCCTTCTCAGGCCTTCCCCATGATCGTGGTGGGAGAGGAACTGAAACCCAGCTCAACAGGTGATAGTAAATGTTGATTAAGAATTGCAAAGCTTCCAGGggccttctctggtggtccagtggttaagacttcgccttccaatgcagggggtgcaggttccattcctggtcagggatctaagatcccacatgcttccccgccaaaaaaccaaagcataaaaaacagaagcaatattgtaacaaattcaataaagactttacaaATGGgccacatcaaaaaaagaaaatatatatattttttaaattgcaaagctTCCAAAGCAGTAGGAAATGCTGAGCGTTCAGGGCACCATTGGGCAGATGAGAAAAAGGTGCTCCAAGGACAACACCCCTGGGCAGGAAATTGGTGCTTCTTTGTAAATTAGAAAGAGGCACTCCCTTGTCCTGGGGCACAGCATGGCCAGCAGACGGACTGGATTTTCCACCCCCCGGTCCTTCAGCCAGGTTTCTTGTACGGTGATCGCTGTGCACTGCCATACTTTTTGACCCTGATTTAACTACTTGTGCTGATGCAATTTGGAAGAGGGCCCTCCAACAGGTTTCCTGTTTGCGTTTTTACCTTCCACTAGGTCCAGAAAGGTTTCTCCTTCCTCAAGCTGTTGTCCAGTTAGTTTATCTTCTCCATTTCCCCCATGGTACAGGGCCCTGTTTCTGCCTATTACATTTGCTTCACCAGTGCTGCCGAACTTAAGCTCCCTGGTTCCCAGCAGCCTGGGCCCATGCTCCCTTCAAGTAAAGGTCTGTCAGCCCCAGTGTTGTCTCACAAGGGCTCCAACAGATATGCTGGGCTGCCGTTTAGAGTGCCAGTTACACTTCCAGTGTGTGAAAGGAAGGTCTCCTGCTCTTTTAATCATGAAAAGAATGTCTAGGAGGGCACCCTTGGCCTGTTAAGTGTGGACGAAGAATGTCTCCTGCCATGTCAGGAAAAAAGATGTGACCATCAAGCCTGCGGCCATCCCcagctgtgcaccctgaggggattcagggtggagaaaagcaggatactggccctagataggtaaggtgcatatcaaaggaatgatttcaatgagcccagactcttgtatcttcccatacatagaaaagtgctgaTTCATTAACTTGAGGTGTCTGTTTACTggtctttaattaacagtaagcTTTTGATATTACAAATACCTGGGTTTTGCAAAAACTCCCATCCTGGCTTCTCCCCTGcttctttggagcagtccctcagaggtATCCGAGAGGCTTCCTCCAGGGCTTgagtcctcagaaagtctgctgaataaaacaattctcaacttttaggttgtgcattttttccaTTCAACATAAATTTTGGTGAAGCTGTTGGGTAATTTATCCTCACAGTATCCTGTTTGCTTTTTCCCAGATTGCTCTGGgtctcctgccttcctctcctctcttttgCCTCCCAACACCTGGCCAAGTGTGTCTACTTAGAATGGATATTGTTTCAAGTGAGTGTTCAGCAGTCAGGAAACACATTTTGGACACTGACTTCTGGACAATACACTGTGTACTTGTACCccggaaaataaaatgtatctgatGAAAGTAGCCCTCCTCCAGAGTTTGCTGAGCCGGGGGAAGCAAAAGCCAAATCCAGAGCGCTGGTCTCCTAAGGAACAGCCAAGGCTTTGTGCTTGCTTCTCTGCAGACCCGCCTCGCCTTGGACAGCGGCAGGCACGGGGTGCCACATGGAGGGAGGCTGCCCGAAGTCACTGTCGGCCAGTCCAGGCTGCAAAATGTGCGCGGCGGCTGAGGGAGGCTTCCTCCAGCCACGTGCGCGGTGACAATCACACGTGCAGCGGGAAGGCAGTGCACACCCGGAGCTCCCCGCCTCCCGAAGCTTCCCCCGCAGGTGCAGGTAGACGGGACTATCCTTTTGGCAACGGTGTCAGAGCCTCCGCTGGGGTCCCATGCCACCGCCCTCGGCGTCCAGGTCCCCAGAAGTCGGGGCACCGCCCACCCTTCCAGCGTGACGCGGGCGCGGGGGCTCGGGAGTTGTAGTTCCCGGCTGGGCGCGAGCGCCAGGGCTAGGGCGGCGCGGACTCCACGTCCCGGCGGGCGGCGCGGCTCGGTCCGGGGCGCCGGGGGAGGGGCTGCTCGGCCCTTTAAACCATTCAGGGCAGCTCCGAGGGCCGCAGCCGGGGACGGCGCCACGCGGGGGCCGAGCAGAcgcggtggcggcggcggtggGGCGCTCCGGGGAGGTGCGTACTGGGCCCCTTCGTCCCCCGGACCTGCGGAGGCGCGGGTCCCCGGATCCCGGGGCCTCGCGGACCGTGGGCTCCGGGCGCCCACGCGGGCGGGAGCGGGCCGGGCTGAGCTTCCCGCGTGAACCCGCCCCTTCCCCGCGGCGCTGGTGGTCAGGTGGCTGCCTGCCCCCGGCCGCCTCTCCACCCAGCCCCGGATCCCCTCCCAGGCTTTCCTTGGCGTGGCCCCCTGGACTGTCCTgactccagcccctctcccagcccgGGACCCTCAGGCCAGGGAGAGTGGCCCCCTCTCCAGATGTTAGGGCCCCGCGGCGTTTCTGAACATCTGGGTGGAACGCGGAGGCCCCCGGTGGATGCCGGAGGGTGTCCACGTTGCGGCGGGGGCTCAGCCCGAAGTGTGGGCGCTCAGAGCCGCAGCGGGAGCCCTGCATCTGGTGTTGACCACCTTCCTCTCCCCCGCACCGGCTTTGGCCAGTCACTAGACCCTGGACTTTGACCTGTCTCTCTCCACCAGGCCCGGGCAGCTGATGGTTTTGGCGAAGTACCTTAAGGTAGCTGGGTCCACACCCTCTTCCCCACCTACCTCTTGTCCTCcccccacaccaccaccaccctggctCCCCTCCCTCATGACCGCCTGGATCCTCCTTCCTGTCAGCCTGTCAGCATTCTCCATCACTGGCCTATGGACTGTGTGAGTAaagagggggatggggggaggcaaCTAGGGGACAAAAGGGACCCCGGCTGAGGAGGGACAGGACCCAACAGGAGCCTGATGGCACACACAAAGTCCCTGTCCTGTTGCAGGCTCCAGGGTGGTACCCAGGGCCACTCTGGCTGTCTGCAAAGCCTGGCCTGGTGCCTGGGCACACAGCCCCTTGGGACAAGCTGGCACCACTGCTGTCCAGCAGGGTGGCCCTGACAGACACACTTCTAGCCAGGGCAACTTCCAGAAGTCCTCTAGTTTGGGACTAGGCTGTGGGTTCTAGAGTAGCATCAAGCCCCAGGGCCACCCCAGGTTGAGTGTCCGGAAAGGACAATAAGGCTGAATGGGGGCAGAATCAAAGGAAAAGAGTCAGTGGGAGAAGGCTGGGTGCATCATGGGGCAGGGTGACAGTTGTGCTCCCGCAGGTATGCCATGGCCGTGATGAACCACCACGTGTGCCCCGTGGAGAACTGGTATGGCGCACTCTGCAGACAGCCTCACTCTAAAGCTCCCTTCATCTCTGTTCCCTCTGGGGCCGGGGCTGCCTCGAGCCAGATGGAGACACTGGGCCTCACTGCTCTTCTCTGACATTGGCAGcgcctgcccctccccaggcatGGCTTCGTGCCCACCTACCTGCTTCCCACTGTCATTCGCCCCTTTGGCTTCTGTCTCAGGGGGGCCCTGGGAAGTGGGCTCTTCTGCCCCTGCCAAGGGAGGTCTGGGAGGGTGGTCTCCGAGAGGCCTGAGGCTACAGGCCGAGGGCCTGGGGGAACCCCTTTCCCCCAGGCTACTCTCTGTCCTGCCTGCCAGGTCCTACAACGAATCCTGCTCTCCTGACCCCACTGAGCAAGGGGGCCCCAAGACCTGCTGCACCCTGGACGATGTCCCCCTCATCAGGTAAGGCCTAGAAACCGTGCAGGTCACAGAGACCCAAGGCCCTGCTAGACTCCCAACTAAGCCCCCCCAGCAAAGGCCTGTCCCTGGGTCTCAGGAATAATAATTCCATTAAGAGCACTTAATTACAGTATTACTTACCAATTACTATGTACCGGACCCTGTGCTGAATGCTTTACATGCGTAGCGGCATTTAATTCTCCTAGCACTAAGGCAGCTGttgttttcaccattttataGGCAAGGAAAGTGAGACAGAGCTATGTCATCCATCCAGGTCCctcagctagtaagtggaggCACCTGGATTTAAGTTCAAGCTCTCCGTTTGCCCAGCCCAAGTTCTGGCTTAAGGGAAGCCAGACCCCCTGCAGGCCTTGACGGTCTCAGGGAGTCCAAGAGCCTCGGGGTCTGCCGAGCAATCCTGGGCACTGCCTACCCCAGCACACACACCAGCTCTGCCTTGGGGGGAGGTGCGGCCAGCCTAGGGGCAAATGTTTGTGAGGGACCCTGGCCCTTCTCATCAGTCGGGCTTGCCTGCCAAGGAACAGGCACAGATAAGGCAAGGGAGAGCAGGCGGGCCAGAACGGGGCCTTCCGGTGCTCCTGCCCCCCCCCTCACTCTGTCCTCGCCCCCTCCTCTCAGCAAGTGCGGCACATACCCCCCAGAGAGCTGCCTCTTCAGCCTCATTGGCAACGTGGGTGCTTTCATGGGTGAGTTGTGCCCTCGGCCCGACCACCAACCCGCTCAGTCCCGCCCGCCCTCACACCTGCTCCCCAAAGAGGCCCAGGAAGCCCTGGCCTCGCGCCGCCTACCCCGCCACGAGCTAAGGCCAGCGGGGCCACTTCTCTTCCGTTCCTTGAAGGCCCAAGGCTAACTTGCACACGGCCACGCTGGTAGGGCACACCACCCGCCTGTCCGTTCCCTTCCTGCCCTCAGAGTATCTGGGGAAAGCTGGTGGGCTCGCTGGACTGGGCCAGGGCCAGAGCCGGCCCCACCTGTGCTCTCCTCCCCCAGTGGCCCTGATCTGCCTCCTGCGCTACGGGCAGCTCCTGGAGCAGAGCCGTCATTCCTGGGTCAACACCACGACGCTCATCACAGGCTGCACCAACGCTGCGGGCCTGGTGGTGGTGGGCAACTTCCAGGTGCGCCCGCCCGCCCACCTCTTGCACTTCCTGAAGGGGGCCAGGCTTTCGGCAGGGGCCCTCAGTTTCCCGAGGGTTGACCCAAGCTGCGGGTCTGCCCCtcagggttgggggtgggaagaaCAGGGCCCGGGAGGGGAAAAGCCCGGGAGGGAGGGACGGAACGGGGTGGAGGGGGCTGCTTCACGGGTCGGCCCCTCTCTCCGGGCCCAGGTGGATCACGCTAAGTCTCTGCACTACGTCGGAACCGGCGTGGCCTTCACTGCCGGGCTGCTCTTTGTCTGCCTGCACTGTGCCCTCTCCTACCACGGGGCCGCTGCCCCCCACGACCTGGCTGTGGCCTACCTGCGGATCGTGCTGGCAGCCATCGCCTTTGTCTCTCTGATCCTCAGTATCCTTCCAGGACAGGGCAGCCAGGAGCTCCTCCTGTAGCCCAGGCCCTCTCCCACCCAAGATGGGGATCCGCCCCCACCCAAGGTGGTCTTCTGCCCCCCTCTCCCGGGAGGTGAGGCCTGGTCCTCGGCCCCAGCCTAGCCGCATATCCGGGAAGGCAGAAAGGGTGTCGCCAGGCTGCCGCCCATCCCACTGAACATTTCCTTAGCCCCATCCCAGGCGGGGTCTTCTTCATCCACGAGAGCTCTCAGCTGCAGCACGGGGCAGCCCTATGCGAGTGGGTGTTTGTCATCGACATCCTCATCTTCTACGGCACCTTCAGCTATGAGTTCGGGGCAGTCTCCTCGGAGACACTGGTGGCCACACTGCAGCCCGCCCCCGGCCGGGCCTGCAAGTCGTCCGGAAGCAGCAGCACCTCCACACACCTCAACTGTGCCCCTGAGAGCGTCGCCATGATCTGAGGTCTGGGGAGGGTGGCTGGCCCGGCCTCCGCAGCTCCCCACCCCGTTATCTCCTTCGCATTTATTTTGTACCAAAAAACGATTTTGAGAAAGTATTCTGTTGGGACAGAGGCTTCCTCGCTCCTGGAGGAGTGGCCATCCCACACCCACCTGTGCCATACAGGAGCAGGCCCTGGCGGCTGCCCAAGCTGCGCACAGCCTGCTCCCCACACCGCagtgttatttttatgttttaaaggtCACGTATCCTCATTCACCCAGCCAGCCCTTCAGGTGCCTTCTACTCCCCCAGTGCCACTGGGGTTTCCTGCTGCAGGAATTGGGGGCTGGGAACAGCAAGAGGGACAGCAgtctgggggcgggggtgagcACTCCTTAGTCTGTGGGAAGGCCCACTTCTGGGCCCACTGAGCTGCACTGGGATTCTtcactctgtccctttctttaGGGCAAATAACACAGCAGAACCACGTGGGTATTTTagtactttttttaatatatatatctattaaaagAATTCTAATTTGCAGGTCTGTAGTCTGTTCTGGAGAGTCGGAGAAGGCCTGATCCTGGCTTTCCCTAGGCAAAGGATGGGAGAAAGCCTCTGCCTCCAGGGAGGGTCCTGAGTGCCCGCTGCTCTTTGAGAGCAGGACTGCCAAAAACGAGGGATGCCAAGTGCTATCCAAATACCCCGCAAGGGCTTAAAGCCCTTTCTGGGCCTTTCAATAGTCTAAAGAGCCGACTCCATCCTTTCACACTTCCTGTCCTGCTCAGAGTCTGGTTTGAAGCTTGATTCCACACTAAGGGATAGAAGGAAGGGAGGATACAGAGAATAACTTGAAAACGTTTATTAGAAGCAGTCTTTGCAGTGACGCTAAAGAAAGCCCCTGGGATTCTAAGGTTGACTAAAGAttgcagggggagggagagagatgggctAGTTTTTCTTGACCGTTTTTAAGTAACTATTGGCTGCCAGACCCTGACACATTTTGCTTTCCAACTGCAGACACAGAGGCCGAAGCCCTGGCTAGTCTGGTCGGTGGCCAAGTTCTTGACCTGGGCCCTCCTGCTCTGAGGCCAGCAGGCTTGGCAGCCTGGTACCTTCTATGGTTCAGGACCACCTTCCCCCATAGCAGTAGAGACCCACTGGAGGGTACAGAGTCCCTGCCCAGGCCTGTGAGCAATGGAGCAGCAGGACGGGTAAAGAAACTTTTAATGAGAATCCGAGGCAGACGAGGAAGGTGTTGTGGAGGAGGACTGGTGTGCCGTCCCAGCCACCTCATGTGTACATGGCTCCATGGAGGTTCTCGAGTCGGTGCTTCTGCTGCTGCTTGCGAGCCTGAAGGAAAGAGGGTGCACTGGGCAGGGGCCGTACCCCGAGGCCTGTGGGTGAAGGGACAGGGCAGCCACCGTGGGACTGGCTCACTGTTCTCAGGCCCTGGGCACCTGCGATGCCAAGGCTCTTGCCCGTCACTAAAATCACTGGGAAGGCCGCCAGAGTCAGGGACCGTGAGGCCTACTCAGGCTTGCTGAGGTGGGGAACGAGAGCATCAAGGACGGACTCAGGGAGCCCCGTCACCACCCACTCCACTTACCCAGCCCCCTACCTTATCTCGTCTATACTCCTCATAAGTGTCATCATCAGTGGGCAGCTCGTGGCGGCACAGGGGGCAGGAATTTGTCTGGGAAAAGCAGTGCAGTGTACGAGCCCAGGTCTGGTCTTGATAAGCTAAAAACCGTCTCCAGCTCCCAAATCCCACCCCTATCCCTCTCCCGTCTCCCAGTAGTCCACAAACAGAAAGCGGCTTGAGAACTGGGCCCAGGGCAGGGTGAGGACTGGGAAAAAGGAAGCAGTACCTTGCTCAGCCAGGGCAGAATGCAGTTGGAGTGGAAGAGGTGATGGCAAGGCATCTCAATGGCAGTCTCCTCCTCCTCAAATTCCAAAAGACACACGGGGCACTTGAGCTCTTGAGGAGGGAGTGCTAATCAGGAGAGCTGCTATAGGCCCTACCTCCCAGCTCCCATTCCTGAAGGACACTTCTTGCCCCAACCTGGCCTGGAAAACTGAAGGGCCAGACCATAGTCTGGCTTCCAGAGGGGGTGGGTCTGGCAGACCTGACCCAAATAGTGGAAAGAATTAGTGttctcaccagcctgagagcccCTGATGACTGTCCTGGGGAGGTTCTCAACTGCAGTCTTGGCAGCAGGTGGAGGCAGGTGGTGATCCCAATCTACTACCAACCCCAAGTCTTCGAAGTCCATCCTATTGAAAAGGGACCTGGGAAGAAGAATCCAAAGTCAGAACCAAAGAAAAATCatacttttggggcttccctggtggtccagtggttaagaatccacctgccaatgcaggggacacgggtttgatccctggtacaggaagatcccacatgctgaaggggaactaagcccgtgcaccacaactactgagcccgcgctctagagcccacgagctgcaactactgagcctgtgtgccacaactactgaagcctgtgtgctctagagcccacgtgctgcaactagtaagcgcacgtgccacaactactgagcccgcgtgctgcaactactgaagcccttgcgcctagatcccatgctctgcaacaagagacgccaccgcaatgagaagcccgcgcaccgcaacgaagagtagcccacgctcgctacaactagagaaagcccgtgtgaagcaacgaagacccagcatagccaaaacacaaaaaacaaaaaaacccatactTTCTCATTGCCCCCGCAGTCCACTAAGCATTAACAGATAAGTACTCTGCCCAGCTACTAGTACTAATAGCTACCCCTCAGTAGTGCTCACTACGTAAAAAGCACAGCGGGAAATGGCTTACAGCTGCCATCAGACAACCCCAAGCACGCAGACcgtttattcccattttacacatgagacaACAGCTCAGAGAAGTTACCCAGGCCACGCAGGAATGACCTGGTAAAGCCAGATTCCAAGTGGCAGTGTGGCTTCCATGCTTGGAGTTCCTAACGAATATGCCTACTCACAGCCACACGGCCCCTACCCCGCCCCCATGACCCGCCTATTCCAGAACCTCCTAGAGCCCACTGCCCTGCGGCCCCGACTCCCCCGACTCGCCAGCTCGTCTTTTCCAGAACCCCCTTGCCCGGGCCCCTCCAAGGACGATCCAAATTATCGACTTCCCCCGAATCTCACTGTGGAACTAACACTCCAGATTATTTATCCGTCCTCCTCTGAATCTACTGCCCCAGATAATCCGCCTTCTCCAGCCAGCTTCAGCCCAGTAACCTGCTGCGTGAGCCCTACCTCCCAGCCCCGCGCACCCACCTTGCGAGCTCCAGCAGCATGTTGGTCCGGGCATCCTGCTCGGAGTGCAACGGCTCGCAGTCGTGTTCATCGAAATAAGACGCCATGGCAGCGGGCCTGACACTGCCCTCAGACCCCGCTGCACCTCAGCCTCGCGGTGCTGGCCAATAAACTGGCGAGTTGAGGGAGGGTGACCAATCATAGCATCCGAAAGGCGGGCACAGTGGCTCTTTCGCCTCAGGGAAAGCGGAAGTATTAATTTTCTCACCTTTCATTGGCTCAATTAAGTCAGGTGACCAAAGGCTGAAACCAATGGCAGGGGCCGGGGCTGGTCAGAAAATTTTCGTCTTGCAGTCCCAGCCTAGAGTAGGTTCGTGGGAGGGACGTGTGGCTCGCGTCCCTAGAGCCCTGAAAAACCAAGGCTCTGGGCTGTAGAGGTCCTTCATCCGCTCTGCGGCTCAGAGAGTCTCGGCAGGTCAGATGTCAGAGGTCTCTCAGAGACGGAGGGAGGCCCTGGCCCAGGGATCATGGTTCTGCGAGCCTAGGGAGGCCTGGTGTCAGGGTGCTTCCCGCTGCTCTGTCGCGGCCTCGCCGGGC includes:
- the TMEM150A gene encoding transmembrane protein 150A isoform X3, producing MVLAKYLKVAGSTPSSPPTSCPPPTPPPPWLPSLMTAWILLPVSLSAFSITGLWTVSYNESCSPDPTEQGGPKTCCTLDDVPLISKCGTYPPESCLFSLIGNVGAFMVALICLLRYGQLLEQSRHSWVNTTTLITGCTNAAGLVVVGNFQVDHAKSLHYVGTGVAFTAGLLFVCLHCALSYHGAAAPHDLAVAYLRIVLAAIAFVSLILSGVFFIHESSQLQHGAALCEWVFVIDILIFYGTFSYEFGAVSSETLVATLQPAPGRACKSSGSSSTSTHLNCAPESVAMI
- the TMEM150A gene encoding transmembrane protein 150A isoform X4 translates to MAHSADSLTLKLPSSLFPLGPGLPRARWRHWASLLFSDIGSACPSPGPTTNPALLTPLSKGAPRPAAPWTMSPSSVALICLLRYGQLLEQSRHSWVNTTTLITGCTNAAGLVVVGNFQVDHAKSLHYVGTGVAFTAGLLFVCLHCALSYHGAAAPHDLAVAYLRIVLAAIAFVSLILSGVFFIHESSQLQHGAALCEWVFVIDILIFYGTFSYEFGAVSSETLVATLQPAPGRACKSSGSSSTSTHLNCAPESVAMI
- the RNF181 gene encoding E3 ubiquitin-protein ligase RNF181 isoform X2, which translates into the protein MASYFDEHDCEPLHSEQDARTNMLLELARSLFNRMDFEDLGLVVDWDHHLPPPAAKTAVENLPRTVIRGSQAELKCPVCLLEFEEEETAIEMPCHHLFHSNCILPWLSKTNSCPLCRHELPTDDDTYEEYRRDKARKQQQKHRLENLHGAMYT
- the RNF181 gene encoding E3 ubiquitin-protein ligase RNF181 isoform X3, which translates into the protein MASYFDEHDCEPLHSEQDARTNMLLELARSLFNRMDFEDLGLVVDWDHHLPPPAAKTAVENLPRTVIRGSQAELKCPVCLLEFEEEETAIEMPCHHLFHSNCILPWLSKARKQQQKHRLENLHGAMYT
- the TMEM150A gene encoding transmembrane protein 150A isoform X1 is translated as MAHSADSLTLKLPSSLFPLGPGLPRARWRHWASLLFSDIGSACPSPGMASCPPTCFPLSFAPLASVSGGPWEVGSSAPAKGGLGGWSPRGLRLQAEGLGEPLSPRLLSVLPARSYNESCSPDPTEQGGPKTCCTLDDVPLISKCGTYPPESCLFSLIGNVGAFMVALICLLRYGQLLEQSRHSWVNTTTLITGCTNAAGLVVVGNFQVDHAKSLHYVGTGVAFTAGLLFVCLHCALSYHGAAAPHDLAVAYLRIVLAAIAFVSLILSGVFFIHESSQLQHGAALCEWVFVIDILIFYGTFSYEFGAVSSETLVATLQPAPGRACKSSGSSSTSTHLNCAPESVAMI
- the TMEM150A gene encoding transmembrane protein 150A isoform X2; its protein translation is MVLAKYLKVAGSTPSSPPTSCPPPTPPPPWLPSLMTAWILLPVSLSAFSITGLWTVYAMAVMNHHVCPVENWSYNESCSPDPTEQGGPKTCCTLDDVPLISKCGTYPPESCLFSLIGNVGAFMVALICLLRYGQLLEQSRHSWVNTTTLITGCTNAAGLVVVGNFQVDHAKSLHYVGTGVAFTAGLLFVCLHCALSYHGAAAPHDLAVAYLRIVLAAIAFVSLILSGVFFIHESSQLQHGAALCEWVFVIDILIFYGTFSYEFGAVSSETLVATLQPAPGRACKSSGSSSTSTHLNCAPESVAMI
- the LOC125960874 gene encoding translation initiation factor IF-2-like → MQGSRCGSERPHFGLSPRRNVDTLRHPPGASAFHPDVQKRRGALTSGEGATLPGLRVPGWERGWSQDSPGGHAKESLGGDPGLGGEAAGGRQPPDHQRRGEGAGSRGKLSPARSRPRGRPEPTVREAPGSGDPRLRRSGGRRGPVRTSPERPTAAATASARPPRGAVPGCGPRSCPEWFKGPSSPSPGAPDRAAPPAGTWSPRRPSPGARAQPGTTTPEPPRPRHAGRVGGAPTSGDLDAEGGGMGPQRRL
- the RNF181 gene encoding E3 ubiquitin-protein ligase RNF181 isoform X1, coding for MASYFDEHDCEPLHSEQDARTNMLLELARSLFNRMDFEDLGLVVDWDHHLPPPAAKTAVENLPRTVIRGSQAELKCPVCLLEFEEEETAIEMPCHHLFHSNCILPWLSKTWARTLHCFSQTNSCPLCRHELPTDDDTYEEYRRDKARKQQQKHRLENLHGAMYT